The Ictalurus punctatus breed USDA103 chromosome 15, Coco_2.0, whole genome shotgun sequence DNA window GCAGGCACACCTTGCACTggtatggcttctctcctgtgtggatgCGAAGGTGGTAGGTGAACTCGCCGGAGTGTGCGAAACGCTTTCCGCAATACCTGCAGCGGTACCACTTCTGTTTCAGAACTGCACCCATTTGAGGGCAACCAGAAGAGCTGCCATTCTGTAAAAGTCCAGCAGGGAACGGCATACCAGCTTGAATCATTTTGTCTGGTATAAATGTGCCCAGGTTAAAGCCCAGGCCACTGAGCTTGCCCATGCTCCCTGGCTCCAggggagaggaagaagaggaagaaaattcCAGTGGCTGGTCTGCCTTGCGCTTGGCCGGCCATGTTTGGGGCTCACTTGGATGTGTGCTCAGGTGGTAATGGAAAGCTGCATCTGAAGGGAAGGTCTGTGGGCAAAGGAAGCACTGAAATTCACCCTGACCTTCTGTACTCTCCTGACTGCCTTCATCCTCTTTGGCTGCTCCACCTTGTTCAGCATGCATGGCTAAGTGTGTGTCAAGTAGAGGCCGCTCCAGAAAGGGACAAGCACACTGTGGGCAGGAGTGGATGGCAAGGAGGTGTGTTAGCGTGTGCCACAGAAGAGCACATTGCGTGGGTTGGGTTGACTGGCACACACCACAACGCAACGTCCGCAAACATACATGACCCTGCACATGCTCCCTGACCGCCTGAAAGGAAGATCATATATAGTTAAGAGGTGGGGAAGggctttatttatctttattatataaacagaaaaatcTCAACATGGATTACAATATAAATCTAGAACGTATTCGTTTGTTTAGAAAAATTCCAGGGTTTCCACAAATAATAGGAAACCACTTCCCATGAAATGTTCATATATCAGTCTGTCCAGGATTTTGCCAAcccagaaatgaacacaaaatttAGAAACTCTGCAATTTTCACAGAAGCTTGCGATCTGTCAAAATTACTGCGGATTTTTGCAGAGATGCCTCATGTGaggcattcagccaaagccgccttcgattcacgtgtgtcgaacatgggtacagctaaaaaggtctcatttaccagcaaacatcactgcgaaagagcatGCAaattgtgcaattgcaattttaccAATTCAAGTCATTTTCtggaaaaaagcacaaaaagctCCGTAAATTGCAtcacacattttgaaaaaatccacaaaaaaatcaaaaaatttTGGCCGCAACGATTACAAAAAAACTCAGCGGTACGGACTGATATATATGTGACACGTCACCAGATGTGTTTAATATTAGATTCAACAGTACAATCCTTAACTACTGATTACTGactgtataacacacacacacaaaagatttaagttttcatgttttctaaagtatacaaacatacagtataattttTAATTGGTTCAAAAAGCCCTAACTAAAGAATATTAATGAAGTTCATAAAATCTAAACCCATAAAATCTAGTCAgaatttcaacttctcacatacaataaatataaaaaaagaataatgggAAAGATAAATTACAGCTGGTTAGAGTTCATGAGCATTATAGGAACTCAAACATTTTTGCTAATCATTTAACCACCTATAGACAACAAAATGAAAGCACAGACCTTTAAATCCTTGGGAATGGATTTAGCGCACGCAGCACAGTGCAGTTCCCCTCCAGGCCCCTGAGTGGCATTGTTAAACTGCTCGGGCATTTGAGGGATGCATCGGGCCACTGACTGGCGCCTGTGCCGGATCAGTTCAGCCTCAGTGCAGAACTGCAACTCACATATCTCGCAAGAAAACAACAGGATGCCAACGTGTGTGAGGGCATGAGCGATGCTGGACCCACGATCTGGGAAAGAAGTGCCGCACACCCGGCAGCTGCCAGTCTCAGACAGGTGCGTCTCTGCATGAGAGCGTAAGACACTATTATCCGCTTGTAACAACATTCCACAAGTTTTACAGGGCTGTGATGACGGTGCCAACTGGCCCTGATTCACCAAGACACCACTTCTGCCATTCTCTATGCACATCAGGTCTTCGtcgtcttcctcttcttcaATGTAATTTTCTTCATCGTCGCTCAGTTCTATTACATCACCCTCCAGCGCTCTCCATTGCTCTCCATCCTCTGGAGGCCCATCATGGAGGCTCCTTTTTTCTGCATCGTCTTCTTCCCCGAACAAAATGGCATCTTTGACTGCCCCAACCCCAAGTCCAACACCTCCTTCAACCACTCTAAGCTGCAGACTATCCAGTGGGTCACcagaggatgatgatggtgcGCAGGATTCCCCTCCAGCCTGTGCTGATGAGTCAGGAATGGAACATGCTTCAGGAAGTGCTGATTTGTTACCATTAATGATGACGTGTTCCTCTGAGCTGTGGTTCCCATCCACTTTCTCTTCTTCCTGTTCAGTTTTAAGCTGCAAATTGAGAGCTGGGAGGATATCAGAAGCCTGAGAGTGATGGTTATCCAATGAGTTCTGTTTGTTGCTTGCCAGCTGGTTATAGCTCAGATGTAGCTGAAAGCCATCCTCTGCTTTAggtgagtgggagagtgagagGGGGGGGACATGAGCGCGGTTTACCCTGTTTCCTCGGCTTAGAGGGAGGGGAGAAGGTGCGACCGGAGTGGGAGCAGCAGGAGATGACAGAGAAGAGCAGGATGCCACGGATGAAGAGCACATGGAGGCAGCCATGGTGATAGCAGGGGTCATGTCCGTTTCCACATCTCCATCTGAGCTCTTCATATCTGGGAAGGTGGCATGGCAAGCCCGCACCAACTCCCTGACACCCAGTCGTTCTGCCAACTCGTACAGCACACCGACATCTATCAGATCAGTGAGGATCTCACCCGTGTAAATGAAAGTCAACACTTTCTCAAAGTTGGTTGCAGAGATGAAGTCCAAAGAGAATGTGGGAGGAGTGCCACTCTGGCCATATGGGGCCCTAGATAGCAAGCTGCTGAAATGAGAACTTGCACATGCAAGCACTGCACGATGGGCAGGGAAGGATCGACCTCCAACCTGCAGAACCACGTCACAGAGGAGTCGTGACAGGCGGCAGCGGTTAAGCTCGGATAGAAGCAGGGCCGCATGGCCTGACCTCTGCAGCCGGATCCGCATGCCTGCCAGTATGGCGTTGAGCTCAGTTTAACTGCAACACAACCAAAAATAACTTACATGAGCTTAAACTTTGCTTCTTGGTTAAACAATCCTAATGTTCATATCTTATAATCAGTTTAACTGAAACAGAAACTGTTATCTTAAGCTTCCCAAGCTTCCGAAGACAAAGCTTCCCAAACTGGTtcctttttacattttagtgATCTCCCTGCTTGAACTCAAA harbors:
- the LOC108275865 gene encoding zinc finger and BTB domain-containing protein 39, translating into MRIRLQRSGHAALLLSELNRCRLSRLLCDVVLQVGGRSFPAHRAVLACASSHFSSLLSRAPYGQSGTPPTFSLDFISATNFEKVLTFIYTGEILTDLIDVGVLYELAERLGVRELVRACHATFPDMKSSDGDVETDMTPAITMAASMCSSSVASCSSLSSPAAPTPVAPSPLPLSRGNRVNRAHVPPLSLSHSPKAEDGFQLHLSYNQLASNKQNSLDNHHSQASDILPALNLQLKTEQEEEKVDGNHSSEEHVIINGNKSALPEACSIPDSSAQAGGESCAPSSSSGDPLDSLQLRVVEGGVGLGVGAVKDAILFGEEDDAEKRSLHDGPPEDGEQWRALEGDVIELSDDEENYIEEEEDDEDLMCIENGRSGVLVNQGQLAPSSQPCKTCGMLLQADNSVLRSHAETHLSETGSCRVCGTSFPDRGSSIAHALTHVGILLFSCEICELQFCTEAELIRHRRQSVARCIPQMPEQFNNATQGPGGELHCAACAKSIPKDLKAVREHVQGHVCLRTLRCGVCQSTQPTQCALLWHTLTHLLAIHSCPQCACPFLERPLLDTHLAMHAEQGGAAKEDEGSQESTEGQGEFQCFLCPQTFPSDAAFHYHLSTHPSEPQTWPAKRKADQPLEFSSSSSSPLEPGSMGKLSGLGFNLGTFIPDKMIQAGMPFPAGLLQNGSSSGCPQMGAVLKQKWYRCRYCGKRFAHSGEFTYHLRIHTGEKPYQCKVCLRFFRGRSTMICHLKTHAGALMYRCTVCGLYFSTLKMVSSHMELHKDHLPPDFSIEETFMYNDHSKEPVPNLDT